A region from the Vicia villosa cultivar HV-30 ecotype Madison, WI linkage group LG3, Vvil1.0, whole genome shotgun sequence genome encodes:
- the LOC131593533 gene encoding regulator of nonsense transcripts UPF3 isoform X1: MKVRSERGKTKVVIRHLPPSLTESDLIQHIHNRFDSRYRWFVFRPGNTSHRNQRYSRAYIDFNSPDDVFEFAEFFNGHVFVNEKGVQHKAIVEYAPSLRVPKLSTKKDGREGTIYKDPDYLEFLKLIAKPQEHLPSAEIQLERKEAEQAGASKEAPIVTPLMEFIRQKRAVDSGPLVSSAATKVGRRARAALQGKPGPVNTRRISEKKRYVQKDNVKNVNRKDSKDKSAFTVVPRHEDQSAESSIKGIYEIESLHGIEGSVSGIPLTSDSGKKKILLLKGKQREIPKAVEGVVKQQSPQSANPAISTTSKHNQRREAGGRLIRNILLNNDSRQSQSTSAGQHKIQILTSENGKRLPRPFGSRSGLSDQVSSHDAGQVNSEGDSKRDLSEKFVRKDLHGLSISGDKTEKRTRRPDRGVWAPLRRSDSSHSGNELPSSSLAQPTLSNPESVEAGEIKENVYSRNKSGEFSASAVGRSSPSVENGSQRIFTRRGAPYVVKDDGAVILNEAKLSKKGVVGPSTHEKQVWVQKSSSGS; the protein is encoded by the exons atgaAGGTTCGTTCCGAAAGGGGAAAAACCAAAGTAGTGATTCGCCATTTACCTCCTTCCCTAACTGAATCCGATCTCATTCAACACATCCATAACCGCTTCGATTCTCGCTATCGCTGGTTCGTTTTCCGTCCCGGTAACACCAG TCACAGGAATCAGAGGTATTCTAGAGCGTATATAGACTTCAATTCTCCCGATGATGTTTTCGAGTTTGCTGAGTTTTTCAATGGACATGTTTTTGTTAACGAGAAAG GTGTCCAGCATAAAGCCATAGTTGAGTATGCACCATCTCTGCGTGTTCCAAAGCTGAGTACCAAAAAGGATGGCCGTGAAGGGACTATATATAAAG ATCCAGACTATCTTGAGTTCCTCAAACTCATTGCAAAGCCTCAGGAACATCTTCCTAGTGCAGAAATACAACTGGAAAGAAAGGAAGCTGAGCAAGCTG GGGCTAGCAAGGAAGcacctattgtaacacccctGATGGAATTTATCCGTCAGAAACGTGCTGTCGACAGTGGTCCGCTG GTCTCATCAGCAGCAACAAAAGTTGGCAGAAGAGCCAGAGCTGCTTTGCAAGGCAAGCCTGGCCCAGTTAATACCAGACGAATATCCGAAAAGAAAAGG TATGTTCAGAAGGACAATGTCAAGAATGTTAATCGGAAAGACTCGAAAGACAAATCAGCCTTTACTGTGGTCCCCAGGCATGAGGATCAGTCTGCTGAATCAAGTATAAAAGGAATTTATGAAATTGAATCTT TGCATGGCATTGAAGGTTCTGTCTCTGGAATACCACTGACTTCTGACTCGGGAAAGAAAAAAATCCTCCTTCTGAAAGGGAAACAACGGGAAATTCCCAAA GCCGTTGAAGGTGTGGTAAAACAGCAAAGTCCACAATCTGCAAATCCGGCCATTTCAACTACTTCAAAACATAACCAAAGGCGTGAAGCTGGTGGAAGATTGATTAGGAACATACTTCTAAATAATGATTCTCGTCAAAGTCAATCCACATCTGCTGGACAACATAAGATTCAAATCTTAACTTCTGAGAATGGGAAGCGACTGCCTCGTCCTTTTGGTTCAAGGTCTGGATTAAGTGATCAAGTCTCTAGTCATGATGCTGGGCAAGTTAATTCTGAAGGGGATTCTAAAAGGGATTTGAGTGAAAAGTTCGTTAGAAAAGATTTGCATGGCTTGAGTATTTCTGGTGATAAAACAGAAAAACGTACTAGAAGGCCTGATCGTGGTGTTTGGGCACCCCTTCGCCGTTCCGATTCTTCACATTCTGGTAACGAGCTCCCATCATCGTCATTGGCACAGCCTACACTGTCGAATCCTGAATCAGTTGAAG CAggagaaataaaagaaaatgttTATTCGCGAAACAAGAGTGGGGAATTCTCAGCTTCTGCAGTTGGACGCAGCAGTCCCTCTGTTGAGAATG GTTCACAAAGAATTTTTACTCGCCGTGGGGCTCCCTATGTAGTGAAGGATGATGGTGCAGTCATTTTGAATGAAGCGAAACTTTCAAAGAAAGGTGTTGTTGGACCTAGTACTCATGAG AAACAAGTTTGGGTTCAGAAATCATCTTCAGGGTCTTAA
- the LOC131593533 gene encoding regulator of nonsense transcripts UPF3 isoform X2: MKVRSERGKTKVVIRHLPPSLTESDLIQHIHNRFDSRYRWFVFRPGNTSHRNQRYSRAYIDFNSPDDVFEFAEFFNGHVFVNEKGVQHKAIVEYAPSLRVPKLSTKKDGREGTIYKDPDYLEFLKLIAKPQEHLPSAEIQLERKEAEQAGASKEAPIVTPLMEFIRQKRAVDSGPLVSSAATKVGRRARAALQGKPGPVNTRRISEKKRYVQKDNVKNVNRKDSKDKSAFTVVPRHEDQSAESSIKGIYEIESLHGIEGSVSGIPLTSDSGKKKILLLKGKQREIPKAVEGVVKQQSPQSANPAISTTSKHNQRREAGGRLIRNILLNNDSRQSQSTSAGQHKIQILTSENGKRLPRPFGSRSGLSDQVSSHDAGQVNSEGDSKRDLSEKFVRKDLHGLSISGDKTEKRTRRPDRGVWAPLRRSDSSHSGNELPSSSLAQPTLSNPESVEGEIKENVYSRNKSGEFSASAVGRSSPSVENGSQRIFTRRGAPYVVKDDGAVILNEAKLSKKGVVGPSTHEKQVWVQKSSSGS; the protein is encoded by the exons atgaAGGTTCGTTCCGAAAGGGGAAAAACCAAAGTAGTGATTCGCCATTTACCTCCTTCCCTAACTGAATCCGATCTCATTCAACACATCCATAACCGCTTCGATTCTCGCTATCGCTGGTTCGTTTTCCGTCCCGGTAACACCAG TCACAGGAATCAGAGGTATTCTAGAGCGTATATAGACTTCAATTCTCCCGATGATGTTTTCGAGTTTGCTGAGTTTTTCAATGGACATGTTTTTGTTAACGAGAAAG GTGTCCAGCATAAAGCCATAGTTGAGTATGCACCATCTCTGCGTGTTCCAAAGCTGAGTACCAAAAAGGATGGCCGTGAAGGGACTATATATAAAG ATCCAGACTATCTTGAGTTCCTCAAACTCATTGCAAAGCCTCAGGAACATCTTCCTAGTGCAGAAATACAACTGGAAAGAAAGGAAGCTGAGCAAGCTG GGGCTAGCAAGGAAGcacctattgtaacacccctGATGGAATTTATCCGTCAGAAACGTGCTGTCGACAGTGGTCCGCTG GTCTCATCAGCAGCAACAAAAGTTGGCAGAAGAGCCAGAGCTGCTTTGCAAGGCAAGCCTGGCCCAGTTAATACCAGACGAATATCCGAAAAGAAAAGG TATGTTCAGAAGGACAATGTCAAGAATGTTAATCGGAAAGACTCGAAAGACAAATCAGCCTTTACTGTGGTCCCCAGGCATGAGGATCAGTCTGCTGAATCAAGTATAAAAGGAATTTATGAAATTGAATCTT TGCATGGCATTGAAGGTTCTGTCTCTGGAATACCACTGACTTCTGACTCGGGAAAGAAAAAAATCCTCCTTCTGAAAGGGAAACAACGGGAAATTCCCAAA GCCGTTGAAGGTGTGGTAAAACAGCAAAGTCCACAATCTGCAAATCCGGCCATTTCAACTACTTCAAAACATAACCAAAGGCGTGAAGCTGGTGGAAGATTGATTAGGAACATACTTCTAAATAATGATTCTCGTCAAAGTCAATCCACATCTGCTGGACAACATAAGATTCAAATCTTAACTTCTGAGAATGGGAAGCGACTGCCTCGTCCTTTTGGTTCAAGGTCTGGATTAAGTGATCAAGTCTCTAGTCATGATGCTGGGCAAGTTAATTCTGAAGGGGATTCTAAAAGGGATTTGAGTGAAAAGTTCGTTAGAAAAGATTTGCATGGCTTGAGTATTTCTGGTGATAAAACAGAAAAACGTACTAGAAGGCCTGATCGTGGTGTTTGGGCACCCCTTCGCCGTTCCGATTCTTCACATTCTGGTAACGAGCTCCCATCATCGTCATTGGCACAGCCTACACTGTCGAATCCTGAATCAGTTGAAG gagaaataaaagaaaatgttTATTCGCGAAACAAGAGTGGGGAATTCTCAGCTTCTGCAGTTGGACGCAGCAGTCCCTCTGTTGAGAATG GTTCACAAAGAATTTTTACTCGCCGTGGGGCTCCCTATGTAGTGAAGGATGATGGTGCAGTCATTTTGAATGAAGCGAAACTTTCAAAGAAAGGTGTTGTTGGACCTAGTACTCATGAG AAACAAGTTTGGGTTCAGAAATCATCTTCAGGGTCTTAA